CCTCGCTGGACTTCAGCCGCCCCGGGCGGACCTGGCTGCCGCTGCTCGGCCGGGAGCGCTTCCCGGTCTGGGACCTCGTCTCCACCTGGTACCACGAGGGCGTTCCGGGCCACCACCTCCAGCTCGCGCAGTGGAACTACGTCGCCGACCGGCTCTCCACCTACCAGGTCAGCCTCGGCGGGGTGAGCGCCAACCTGGAGGGCTGGGCGCTGTACGCCGAGCGCCTGATGGACGAGCTCGGCTACCTCACCGACGCGGGCCACCGGCTGGGCTACCTCAACGCGCAGATGATGCGGGCGCTGCGGGTCATCGTCGACATCGGCATGCACGCCGGCTTCGACTTCCCCGCCGACTCCCCGTACCGGCCGGGCGAGCCGGTGAGCCCGGAGGCGGCGCGGGAGTTCTTCGGCCGCTACTGCGGCCTGTCCGCCGACTTCCTGGACAGCGAGCTGGTCCGCTACCTGGGCATGCCCGGGCAGGCGATCGGCTACAAGCTGGGTGAGCGCGCCTGGCTGCGCGGCCGGGCGGCGGCGAAGGCGGCGCACGAGGCGCGTGGCGAGGAGTTCGACCTCAAGGCCTGGCACATGGCGGCGCTGTCGCAGGGCTCGCTGGGGCTGGACGACCTGGTCGAGGAGCTGTCGGCGCTGTGACGGCCGGGACGGGGCCCGGGTGCCGGTTCGCCGGGGCCCGGGCCCTGTCGTAGTCCGCCGGTCGTGGTCCTCTGGTCCGAAGCCATGGTCCTTTGGTCCGGAAAAGGTCGATTTGGTGAGGTTTTTCCTTGCCATTCGTCCACACGCGCGTTTCGCTGGAAGACGACTGCGTGACCTCTCCGTACCTCTCCGGAAGGCTCGACCAGTGTCTGCGCAAACCGCCACCGGTCATGGGACCGCGGACAGTCGCCGCTGGTGGGCGCTGGCGGTCATCGCCATCGCCCAGCTCATGATCGTCCTCGACATCACCATCGTGAACATCGCGCTGCCGTCGGCCCAGAAGGACCTGGGCATCTCCGACGCCAACCGGCAGTGGGTGATCACCGCCTACACGCTCGCCTTCGGCGGCCTGCTGCTGCTCGGCGGCCGGCTGGGCGACCTCTTCGGCCGCAAGCGCGTCTTCACCATCGGCCTGCTGGGCTTCGCCCTCGCCTCCGCCCTCGGCGGCGCCGCGGCCGGGCCCGCGATGCTGTTCGGCGCCCGCGCCCTCCAGGGCGCGTTCGGCGCGCTGCTCGCCCCGTCCGCGCTGGGGCTGCTCTCGACCACGTTCACCGACCCCAAGGAGCGCAGTACGGCCTTCGGGATCTTCGGTGCGATCGCCGGCGGCGGCGCCGCGATCGGCCTGATCACCGGCGGCCTGCTGACCGAGTACCTGAACTGGCGCTGGTGCCTGTTCGTCAACACCCCGATCGCCGTCGGCGCCGCCCTCGCCGCCTACTCCGTGCTCACCCGCGACCACATCGCCAAGGGCCGCCGGGTCAAGCTCGACCTGCCCGGTGCGCTGCTCGGCTGCGGCGGCCTGCTCGCCATCGTCTTCGGCACCTCCGAGGCCGTGACCCGGACCTGGGGCGACTGGCTCGTGCTGACCTCGCTGGGCGTCGGCGTGGCCCTGCTCGCGATCTTCGTCCTGGTGGAGAAGCACACCGACCACGCGCTGCTGCCGATGCACATCGTCGGTGAGCGCAACCGCGGCGGCGGAGCCCTGTCGGTCGGGCTGGCCATGGTCGGCATGTTC
The nucleotide sequence above comes from Streptomyces kaniharaensis. Encoded proteins:
- a CDS encoding MFS transporter, giving the protein MSAQTATGHGTADSRRWWALAVIAIAQLMIVLDITIVNIALPSAQKDLGISDANRQWVITAYTLAFGGLLLLGGRLGDLFGRKRVFTIGLLGFALASALGGAAAGPAMLFGARALQGAFGALLAPSALGLLSTTFTDPKERSTAFGIFGAIAGGGAAIGLITGGLLTEYLNWRWCLFVNTPIAVGAALAAYSVLTRDHIAKGRRVKLDLPGALLGCGGLLAIVFGTSEAVTRTWGDWLVLTSLGVGVALLAIFVLVEKHTDHALLPMHIVGERNRGGGALSVGLAMVGMFGLFLFLTYYLQEIKHFSPVLSGVSFLPMTAAIVISSTGFAARLMTRVPSRNLIGPGLLLAAGGMAWLTQMKVDSPWAGMVLPAELLLGFGMGLVFMPSMSLATLGVAPNEAGAASATINSAQQVGGSFGTALLNTVAASATATYLSTRIAADPAVRAQGAVHGYVVATWVAMGILMLASLIAFLMIDHRPAPGEAAGVPGGAEAVAEGAAAGAPVESAVAQAERQRAT